The following are encoded together in the bacterium genome:
- a CDS encoding carboxylesterase family protein, whose translation MLRSLLVLALTVATPALAMKALPSPTVQTANGPVTGTVTDRMGAFLGVPYAAPPDGGLRWKPPQAPAPWAAPRDATAFGNACPQSAGTDEDCLFLNVYVPTKALKHPRRRVPVMVWMHGGAYFLGSGSQFDPTKLVTTGGVIVVTVNYRLGALGFLAHPGLSAESSYGGSGNYGIMDQQLALQWVQQNIAAFGGNPKRVTIFGESAGGNSMFAHLVSPTAKGLFRRVISESGTSEQRLPTLAEAEATGRTFAGAVGCADQTAACLRALPVATLLAQQSLLGSPALLGIAATPNVDGYVLPKSIDAALASGEFHRVSVINGTNRDEMRIYIGLYVNQVVGPITPSQLPGLTAVFFGANTDAVLAAYPASDYPNPDLNYTAFLTDYIFACPAFEADTAMARFVKVFAYEFADENAPTLGFPPATFPYGASHGFELPYLFDYAGFVPTFSADQQELSDRMIRAWSSFAKRGRPGGTWKPLRRSGDGFFASLVPPRPVRLAASDFSAAHKCTFWRSLAGG comes from the coding sequence ATGCTACGCAGTCTGCTCGTCCTCGCGCTCACGGTCGCGACGCCGGCCCTCGCGATGAAAGCGCTGCCGTCGCCGACCGTCCAAACCGCGAACGGTCCGGTGACGGGCACGGTGACCGACCGCATGGGAGCCTTCCTCGGCGTTCCGTACGCCGCACCGCCGGATGGCGGGCTTCGCTGGAAGCCGCCGCAGGCGCCGGCTCCGTGGGCGGCCCCGCGCGACGCGACGGCGTTCGGCAACGCGTGTCCGCAGAGCGCCGGCACCGACGAGGATTGCCTGTTCCTGAACGTCTACGTTCCGACGAAGGCGCTGAAGCATCCGCGACGGAGGGTTCCCGTCATGGTCTGGATGCACGGCGGCGCCTACTTCCTCGGCTCCGGCAGTCAGTTCGATCCCACGAAGCTGGTGACGACCGGCGGCGTCATCGTCGTCACCGTGAACTACCGGCTCGGCGCGCTGGGCTTCCTGGCGCATCCGGGGTTGAGCGCCGAATCGTCCTACGGCGGCTCCGGGAACTACGGCATCATGGACCAGCAGCTGGCGCTGCAGTGGGTGCAGCAGAACATCGCCGCGTTCGGCGGCAATCCCAAGCGCGTGACGATCTTCGGCGAGTCCGCGGGCGGCAACAGCATGTTCGCGCATCTCGTCTCCCCGACGGCGAAGGGATTGTTCCGTCGCGTCATCAGCGAGAGCGGAACGTCCGAGCAGCGGCTGCCGACGCTGGCCGAAGCGGAGGCCACCGGGCGGACGTTTGCCGGCGCGGTCGGCTGCGCGGATCAGACGGCGGCATGTCTGCGCGCGCTGCCCGTCGCGACGCTGCTCGCGCAGCAGAGCCTGCTCGGCAGTCCCGCCCTGCTGGGCATCGCGGCGACGCCCAACGTCGACGGCTACGTGCTGCCGAAGTCGATCGATGCCGCGCTCGCGAGCGGCGAGTTCCATCGCGTGTCGGTGATCAACGGTACGAACCGCGACGAGATGCGCATCTACATCGGCCTGTACGTGAACCAGGTCGTCGGGCCGATCACGCCGTCTCAGCTGCCGGGGCTCACCGCGGTCTTCTTCGGAGCGAATACCGATGCGGTGCTGGCGGCATACCCGGCGAGCGACTACCCGAATCCCGACCTCAACTACACGGCGTTCCTGACGGATTACATCTTCGCCTGTCCGGCGTTCGAGGCCGACACGGCGATGGCGCGGTTCGTGAAGGTCTTCGCGTACGAGTTCGCCGACGAGAACGCGCCCACGCTGGGATTCCCCCCGGCGACTTTCCCGTACGGCGCGTCGCACGGCTTCGAGCTGCCCTATCTGTTCGACTACGCCGGCTTCGTCCCGACCTTCAGCGCCGACCAGCAGGAGCTGTCCGACCGCATGATTCGCGCGTGGTCCAGCTTCGCGAAGCGCGGGAGGCCGGGAGGGACGTGGAAGCCGCTCCGGCGCTCGGGCGACGGCTTCTTCGCCTCGCTCGTCCCCCCGCGGCCCGTCCGCCTGGCGGCGTCCGATTTCAGCGCCGCGCACAAGTGTACGTTCTGGCGCTCGCTCGCGGGCGGGTAG
- a CDS encoding adenylate/guanylate cyclase domain-containing protein gives MSCDLADASALAQRLDPEDLRSVVRAFQESASTVIERWEGHVAQYLVDGLLAYFCYPQAHEDDAERAVRAGLEILSALQASNDAIEREHGIRLAARVGIHTGPVVIGEMGGGASSAMIALGDVPHMAARVQRAAEPDSVVITRATRRLVAGTFVIEDRGTHVREGGHEPLALHRVVSPSGVRGRIATAAGRLTPSASPSRPRRSPRWSRATTTRQDSPCRRSRTIAAPASARRSGRRTRRRSATCGAREAAHTRARELASRIGNAPELARVLVGLGTAYFVKGDLATGEAVGHEALAAAERTADALDLLLAHVVAVGIGASGFLTLFADRLCRVGRFDDASMYVGLGLVRAEGQGAHWVDAELHRLHAQIVVDRGGAEDEAEARFSRSPSRSRGGTRTGCTGCGLPWASHGSGNGRAGAPTRAACSRRPTADSPTASTCAIRRTPRRCWPSWADATRDASRALGRSARSGLCRRRSAAPSVEHRKHLITSLIENVGEGRRARRAHRAFRRSVLQRISRSLRCSQQVAQPPMPAQLHALDQREIGPFDGALEWPAHPWGRCGPARIQGLAAKEVAPRGCESGAVGALIQGARGAEEPRVGRDGPAPGIDERRRHADIDPVPGAGAQVDRGLDVDQVLTGVGGVRHDPRVAGHDRHGLAGGPVGDRHRARGQLVGHRRAPRPPVRHRVGEHGGDPRDRAASPAGGARLVGAHPAGGGQVVLAGRRVGDRHRGRGFEAL, from the coding sequence ATGTCGTGCGACCTCGCCGACGCGAGCGCGCTCGCGCAGCGTCTCGATCCCGAGGATCTGCGCAGCGTCGTCCGCGCTTTTCAGGAGTCGGCGTCGACGGTCATCGAGCGCTGGGAGGGACACGTCGCCCAGTACCTAGTGGACGGGCTGCTCGCGTACTTCTGCTATCCGCAGGCGCACGAGGACGACGCCGAGCGGGCCGTGCGCGCCGGGCTCGAGATACTGAGCGCGCTGCAGGCGTCGAACGACGCCATCGAGCGCGAGCACGGCATCCGCCTGGCCGCCCGCGTCGGCATCCACACGGGGCCGGTCGTGATCGGCGAGATGGGCGGCGGCGCGTCGAGCGCGATGATCGCCCTCGGCGACGTCCCCCACATGGCGGCGCGCGTACAGCGCGCGGCGGAGCCCGACAGCGTCGTCATCACGCGCGCGACGCGCCGTCTGGTGGCCGGGACGTTCGTGATCGAGGACCGCGGCACGCACGTGCGCGAGGGCGGACATGAGCCGCTCGCGCTCCATCGCGTCGTCAGCCCAAGCGGCGTACGCGGCCGCATCGCGACCGCCGCGGGGCGCCTCACGCCGAGCGCTTCCCCGAGCAGGCCGCGGCGGAGCCCGAGGTGGTCGCGCGCCACTACGACCAGGCAGGACTCGCCGTGCAGGCGATCGCGCACTATCGCCGCGCCGGCGAGCGCGCGGCGGAGCGGTCGGCGAACGAGGAGGCGATCGGCCACCTGCGGCGCGCGCGAGGCGGCGCACACGCGCGCACGCGAGCTGGCATCCCGGATCGGCAACGCACCGGAGCTGGCGCGCGTGCTCGTCGGGCTGGGAACCGCCTACTTCGTGAAGGGTGACCTCGCCACGGGGGAGGCGGTCGGGCACGAGGCGCTCGCCGCCGCCGAACGCACCGCAGATGCGCTCGATCTCCTCCTGGCGCACGTCGTGGCCGTCGGCATCGGCGCGTCCGGCTTCCTCACGCTGTTCGCCGATCGCCTGTGCCGGGTCGGCCGTTTCGACGACGCGTCGATGTACGTCGGGCTCGGCCTCGTGCGCGCCGAGGGTCAGGGCGCGCACTGGGTCGACGCCGAGCTGCACCGCCTGCACGCACAGATCGTGGTCGACCGGGGCGGCGCGGAGGACGAGGCGGAGGCGCGTTTTTCGCGCAGTCCCTCGAGATCGCGGGGCGGCACGAGAACCGGCTGCACGGGCTGCGGGCTGCCATGGGCCTCGCACGGCTCTGGCAACGGCAGGGCAGGCGCGCCGACACGAGCAGCCTGCTCGCGCCGGCCCACGGCTGATTCACCGACGGCTTCGACCTGCGCGATCAGGAGGACGCCGCGGCGCTGCTGGCCGAGCTGGGCTGACGCGACGCGGGACGCCTCCCGCGCGCTTGGAAGGAGCGCGCGATCGGGGCTCTGCCGCCGTCGTTCCGCGGCACCGTCAGTCGAGCATCGGAAGCACCTCATCACGAGCCTGATCGAGAACGTCGGTGAGGGCCGTCGCGCAAGACGCGCCCACCGCGCCTTTCGCCGCAGCGTGTTGCAGCGCATTTCGCGCTCGCTTCGTTGCTCGCAGCAGGTTGCGCAACCGCCGATGCCGGCGCAGCTCCATGCTCTCGACCAGCGCGAGATCGGCCCATTCGACGGCGCGCTCGAGTGGCCGGCGCACCCGTGGGGGCGGTGTGGCCCCGCACGCATCCAAGGCTTGGCCGCGAAGGAGGTGGCACCGCGCGGCTGCGAGTCCGGAGCGGTCGGCGCACTGATCCAGGGCGCACGCGGTGCGGAAGAGCCACGAGTAGGGCGCGACGGGCCGGCCCCGGGCATCGATGAGCGGCGTCGCCACGCCGACATCGACCCGGTGCCAGGCGCAGGTGCGCAGGTCGACCGCGGGCTGGACGTCGATCAGGTGCTCACCGGGGTCGGCGGTGTACGGCACGATCCGCGGGTAGCCGGACATGATCGGCACGGCCTCGCCGGTGGCCCCGTCGGTGATCGTCATCGTGCCCGCGGGCAGCTGGTTGGACACCGGCGCGCCCCCCGGCCGCCGGTACGGCATCGAGTCGGTGAGCACGGCGGTGATCCGCGTGACCGCGCCGCCTCGCCCGCGGGCGGAGCCCGGCTCGTAGGTGCGCACCCAGCCGGTGGAGGGCAGGTCGTCCTGGCCGGGCGCCGGGTGGGTGATCGACACCGCGGTCGCGGGTTCGAGGCCCTGTAG
- a CDS encoding MFS transporter, whose protein sequence is MTRWFGPTWLGRGIVGIVLATFFSDVAHEMATATLPLYLQTIGFGAAALGVMEGFADLLFSLSKLVGGWVGHHTEHKRRWGSLGYLVTALGTASLALMQTFTGLLAARSIAWLGRGFRAPLRDCMLADEVGPTHFGRAYGVERAADMLGAVAGPLLAALLIAFGVGVSSIILLTLVPALVAVLSFFSLTRDRPVADDAPTTSASLRLPRRFWLYLTGVTLFGLGDFSRTFLILLAAATFAHGTGSTPSTLSVPVLLYAVHNAISAAAAYPAGRLGDRGSKLRVLAGGYALGVVTNILLAFSSGAPALLVLAIMCSGVYLATEETLEKAVAAEILLREQRSLGFGVLAAANAVGDMASSVTVGLLLSAGHTVLAFLLPAGMGLLGTLWMVHLGRSEAPMLEPARSA, encoded by the coding sequence ATGACTCGCTGGTTCGGACCTACCTGGCTTGGCCGGGGAATCGTCGGCATCGTGCTCGCGACCTTCTTCTCGGACGTCGCGCACGAAATGGCGACCGCCACTTTGCCGTTGTACCTGCAGACCATCGGATTTGGCGCCGCGGCCCTGGGTGTCATGGAAGGCTTCGCCGATTTGCTATTCAGCCTCTCCAAGCTAGTCGGCGGTTGGGTCGGACATCACACAGAGCACAAGCGCCGATGGGGCTCCCTCGGATACCTCGTCACGGCGCTTGGAACGGCATCACTTGCGCTGATGCAGACGTTCACCGGTCTTCTCGCGGCACGCTCGATCGCATGGCTAGGGCGCGGCTTCCGCGCGCCGCTCCGCGACTGCATGCTTGCCGATGAGGTCGGCCCCACGCACTTTGGCCGGGCCTACGGTGTCGAACGCGCCGCGGACATGCTCGGCGCGGTAGCCGGGCCCCTCCTGGCTGCGCTGCTTATCGCATTCGGCGTCGGCGTCTCCAGCATCATCCTGCTGACACTTGTGCCAGCCCTAGTGGCGGTCCTCTCGTTCTTCTCGCTAACCCGGGACCGCCCGGTCGCGGACGATGCACCGACTACGTCGGCGAGCCTCCGACTCCCGCGCCGCTTCTGGCTTTACCTCACCGGCGTCACGCTCTTTGGCCTGGGCGACTTCTCTCGCACCTTTCTCATTCTGTTAGCCGCCGCGACATTCGCACACGGCACTGGGTCCACACCGAGCACGCTATCGGTCCCCGTGCTTCTCTACGCCGTCCACAATGCCATCAGCGCTGCCGCGGCGTATCCTGCAGGCCGCCTCGGCGACCGCGGCTCCAAGCTCCGCGTTCTTGCCGGCGGATATGCACTCGGCGTTGTCACCAACATCCTGCTCGCCTTCAGTAGCGGTGCTCCCGCACTCCTTGTCCTTGCCATCATGTGTTCGGGTGTCTACCTCGCGACGGAGGAGACGCTCGAGAAGGCCGTCGCTGCCGAGATACTTTTGCGCGAGCAGCGAAGTCTCGGCTTCGGGGTTCTCGCCGCAGCCAATGCCGTAGGTGACATGGCTTCGAGCGTCACCGTCGGCCTTCTGCTCTCCGCGGGCCATACCGTGCTCGCCTTTCTCCTCCCGGCGGGTATGGGGCTCCTTGGCACGCTATGGATGGTGCACCTCGGGCGTTCGGAAGCACCGATGCTGGAGCCCGCGAGGTCTGCCTAG
- a CDS encoding DUF190 domain-containing protein, with protein sequence MNIIDEGKLLRMFIGESDRFHGRPLYELLVEKAHTLGLAGATVCRGIAGYGVHSRIHTAKILRLSEDLPVILEIVDTDEKIRAALPEFGAMIEAAGSGGLVTLEKAEVIRYVHGNATE encoded by the coding sequence ATGAACATCATCGACGAAGGCAAGCTCTTACGCATGTTCATCGGAGAGTCGGACCGTTTCCACGGCAGGCCGCTCTATGAGCTGCTCGTGGAGAAGGCCCACACATTGGGGCTGGCAGGTGCCACGGTGTGTCGCGGAATCGCAGGATACGGCGTGCACAGTCGGATCCACACCGCCAAAATTCTCCGCCTGTCGGAGGATCTCCCGGTCATTCTCGAGATTGTAGACACGGACGAGAAAATCCGGGCAGCGCTCCCCGAGTTCGGCGCGATGATCGAGGCAGCAGGAAGCGGCGGACTCGTCACTCTCGAGAAGGCCGAGGTCATTCGATACGTGCACGGGAATGCCACGGAGTAA
- the crcB gene encoding fluoride efflux transporter CrcB has translation MSLSLSRFALAALGGLAGCVARYWLIDVVQTLANHGFPWGTLVVNILGSFLIGLVMTLSLERGLVGADLRILLTTGFCSGFTTMSTFSYETLALLREGERWLAMGNLGVTFAACLGAVWLGSIAARLL, from the coding sequence ATGAGCTTGTCGCTCTCACGCTTTGCCCTCGCAGCCCTCGGCGGACTCGCCGGCTGCGTCGCGCGTTACTGGCTCATCGACGTCGTGCAGACCCTCGCCAACCATGGCTTCCCGTGGGGAACACTCGTCGTGAATATCCTCGGGAGCTTCCTCATTGGCCTGGTAATGACGCTGTCTCTCGAGCGCGGGCTCGTCGGCGCCGACCTCCGCATCCTGCTGACGACGGGGTTCTGCAGCGGGTTCACGACCATGTCCACGTTTAGCTATGAGACGCTCGCGCTCCTCCGCGAGGGGGAGCGATGGCTCGCCATGGGAAACCTCGGCGTTACGTTCGCCGCGTGCCTTGGCGCCGTGTGGCTGGGAAGCATCGCGGCGCGTCTACTGTGA